A window of the Homo sapiens chromosome 18, GRCh38.p14 Primary Assembly genome harbors these coding sequences:
- the LIPG gene encoding endothelial lipase isoform X1 — MLSFSRDRLPSGRRVSGKCPPPPLGMAVGRGGSGCPEEGSGRKLELLESQLPAERAREEAGPSVRRPRDKLHKPKATQTEVKPSVRFNLRTSKDPEHEGCYLSVGHSQPLEDCSFNMTAKTFFIIHGWTMSGIFENWLHKLVSALHTREKDANVVVVDWLPLAHQLYTDAVNNTRVVGHSIARMLDWLQEKDDFSLGNVHLIGYSLGAHVAGYAGNFVKGTVGRITAGLRSHLHSAHSDLTCNQDSLTRCT; from the exons ATGCTCTCCTTCTCCAGGGATCGCCTCCCCAGCGGACGCAGAGTTTCAGGGAAATGTCCGCCTCCGCCACTTGGGATggcagtggggagaggaggaTCTGGGTGTCCGGAGGAGGGCAGTGGGAGAAAGCTGGAGCTGCTGGAGTCGCAGCTGCCTGCGGAGCGGGCCCGGGAGGAAGCGGGGCCGAGCGTGCGGCGTCCACGCG ATAAGCTCCACAAACCCAAAGCTACACAGACTGAGGTCAAACCATCTGTGAGGTTTAACCTCCGCACCTCCAAGGACCCAGAGCATGAAGGATGCTACCTCTCCGTCGGCCACAGCCAGCCCTTAGAAGACTGCAGTTTCAACATGACAGCTAAAACCTTTTTCATCATTCACGGATGGACG ATGAGCGGTATCTTTGAAAACTGGCTGCACAAACTCGTGTCAGCCCTGCACACAAGAGAGAAAGACGCCAATGTAGTTGTGGTTGACTGGCTCCCCCTGGCCCACCAGCTTTACACGGATGCGGTCAATAATACCAGGGTGGTGGGACACAGCATTGCCAGGATGCTCGACTGGCTGCAG GAGAAGGACGATTTTTCTCTCGGGAATGTCCACTTGATCGGCTACAGCCTCGGAGCGCACGTGGCCGGGTATGCAGGCAACTTCGTGAAAGGAACGGTGGGCCGAATCACAG CTGGTCTCAGAAGTCATCTTCATTCTGCACACTCAGACTTAACTTGTAATCAGGACTCACTGACCAGGTGCACCTGA
- the LIPG gene encoding endothelial lipase isoform 2 precursor (isoform 2 precursor is encoded by transcript variant 2) yields MSNSVPLLCFWSLCYCFAAGSPVPFGPEGRLEDKLHKPKATQTEVKPSVRFNLRTSKDPEHEGCYLSVGHSQPLEDCSFNMTAKTFFIIHGWTMSGIFENWLHKLVSALHTREKDANVVVVDWLPLAHQLYTDAVNNTRVVGHSIARMLDWLQEKDDFSLGNVHLIGYSLGAHVAGYAGNFVKGTVGRITAITEVVKCEHERAVHLFVDSLVNQDKPSFAFQCTDSNRFKKGICLSCRKNRCNSIGYNAKKMRNKRNSKMYLKTRAGMPFRVYHYQMKIHVFSYKNMGEIEPTFYVTLYGTNADSQTLPLEIVERIEQNATNTFLVYTEEDLGDLLKIQLTWEGASQSWYNLWKEFRSYLSQPRNPGRELNIRRIRVKSGETQRKLTFCTEDPENTSISPGRELWFRKCRDGWRMKNETSPTVELP; encoded by the exons ATGAGCAACTCCGTTCCTCTGCTCTGTTTCTGGAGCCTCTGCTATTGCTTTGCTGCGGGGAGCCCCGTACCTTTTGGTCCAGAGGGACGGCTGGAAG ATAAGCTCCACAAACCCAAAGCTACACAGACTGAGGTCAAACCATCTGTGAGGTTTAACCTCCGCACCTCCAAGGACCCAGAGCATGAAGGATGCTACCTCTCCGTCGGCCACAGCCAGCCCTTAGAAGACTGCAGTTTCAACATGACAGCTAAAACCTTTTTCATCATTCACGGATGGACG ATGAGCGGTATCTTTGAAAACTGGCTGCACAAACTCGTGTCAGCCCTGCACACAAGAGAGAAAGACGCCAATGTAGTTGTGGTTGACTGGCTCCCCCTGGCCCACCAGCTTTACACGGATGCGGTCAATAATACCAGGGTGGTGGGACACAGCATTGCCAGGATGCTCGACTGGCTGCAG GAGAAGGACGATTTTTCTCTCGGGAATGTCCACTTGATCGGCTACAGCCTCGGAGCGCACGTGGCCGGGTATGCAGGCAACTTCGTGAAAGGAACGGTGGGCCGAATCACAG CAATCACAGAGGTGGTAAAATGTGAGCATGAGCGAGCCGTCCACCTCTTTGTTGACTCTCTGGTGAATCAGGACAAGCCGAGTTTTGCCTTCCAGTGCACTGACTCCAATCGCTTCAAAAAGGGGATCTGTCTGAGCTGCCGCAAGAACCGTTGTAATAGCATTGGCTACAATGCCAAGAAAATGAGGAACAAGAGGAACAGCAAAATGTACCTAAAAACCCGGGCAGGCATGCCTTTCAGAG TTTACCATTATCAGATGAAAATCCATGTCTTCAGTTACAAGAACATGGGAGAAATTGAGCCCACCTTTTACGTCACCCTTTATGGCACTAATGCAGATTCCCAGACTCTGCCACTGGAAAT AGTGGAGCGGATCGAGCAGAATGCCACCAACACCTTCCTGGTCTACACCGAGGAGGACTTGGGAGACCTCTTGAAGATCCAGCTCACCTGGGAGGGGGCCTCTCAGTCTTGGTACAACCTGTGGAAGGAGTTTCGCAGCTACCTGTCTCAACCCCGCAACCCCGGACGGGAGCTGAATATCAGGCGCATCCGGGTGAAGTCTGGGGAAACCCAGCGGAA ACTGACATTTTGTACAGAAGACCCTGAGAACACCAGCATATCCCCAGGCCGGGAGCTCTGGTTTCGCAAGTGTCGGGATGGCTGGAGGATGAAAAACGAAACCAG TCCCACTGTGGAGCTTCCCTGA
- the LIPG gene encoding endothelial lipase isoform 1 precursor (isoform 1 precursor is encoded by transcript variant 1): protein MSNSVPLLCFWSLCYCFAAGSPVPFGPEGRLEDKLHKPKATQTEVKPSVRFNLRTSKDPEHEGCYLSVGHSQPLEDCSFNMTAKTFFIIHGWTMSGIFENWLHKLVSALHTREKDANVVVVDWLPLAHQLYTDAVNNTRVVGHSIARMLDWLQEKDDFSLGNVHLIGYSLGAHVAGYAGNFVKGTVGRITGLDPAGPMFEGADIHKRLSPDDADFVDVLHTYTRSFGLSIGIQMPVGHIDIYPNGGDFQPGCGLNDVLGSIAYGTITEVVKCEHERAVHLFVDSLVNQDKPSFAFQCTDSNRFKKGICLSCRKNRCNSIGYNAKKMRNKRNSKMYLKTRAGMPFRVYHYQMKIHVFSYKNMGEIEPTFYVTLYGTNADSQTLPLEIVERIEQNATNTFLVYTEEDLGDLLKIQLTWEGASQSWYNLWKEFRSYLSQPRNPGRELNIRRIRVKSGETQRKLTFCTEDPENTSISPGRELWFRKCRDGWRMKNETSPTVELP from the exons ATGAGCAACTCCGTTCCTCTGCTCTGTTTCTGGAGCCTCTGCTATTGCTTTGCTGCGGGGAGCCCCGTACCTTTTGGTCCAGAGGGACGGCTGGAAG ATAAGCTCCACAAACCCAAAGCTACACAGACTGAGGTCAAACCATCTGTGAGGTTTAACCTCCGCACCTCCAAGGACCCAGAGCATGAAGGATGCTACCTCTCCGTCGGCCACAGCCAGCCCTTAGAAGACTGCAGTTTCAACATGACAGCTAAAACCTTTTTCATCATTCACGGATGGACG ATGAGCGGTATCTTTGAAAACTGGCTGCACAAACTCGTGTCAGCCCTGCACACAAGAGAGAAAGACGCCAATGTAGTTGTGGTTGACTGGCTCCCCCTGGCCCACCAGCTTTACACGGATGCGGTCAATAATACCAGGGTGGTGGGACACAGCATTGCCAGGATGCTCGACTGGCTGCAG GAGAAGGACGATTTTTCTCTCGGGAATGTCCACTTGATCGGCTACAGCCTCGGAGCGCACGTGGCCGGGTATGCAGGCAACTTCGTGAAAGGAACGGTGGGCCGAATCACAG GTTTGGATCCTGCCGGGCCCATGTTTGAAGGGGCCGACATCCACAAGAGGCTCTCTCCGGACGATGCAGATTTTGTGGATGTCCTCCACACCTACACGCGTTCCTTCGGCTTGAGCATTGGTATTCAGATGCCTGTGGGCCACATTGACATCTACCCCAATGGGGGTGACTTCCAGCCAGGCTGTGGACTCAACGATGTCTTGGGATCAATTGCATATGGAA CAATCACAGAGGTGGTAAAATGTGAGCATGAGCGAGCCGTCCACCTCTTTGTTGACTCTCTGGTGAATCAGGACAAGCCGAGTTTTGCCTTCCAGTGCACTGACTCCAATCGCTTCAAAAAGGGGATCTGTCTGAGCTGCCGCAAGAACCGTTGTAATAGCATTGGCTACAATGCCAAGAAAATGAGGAACAAGAGGAACAGCAAAATGTACCTAAAAACCCGGGCAGGCATGCCTTTCAGAG TTTACCATTATCAGATGAAAATCCATGTCTTCAGTTACAAGAACATGGGAGAAATTGAGCCCACCTTTTACGTCACCCTTTATGGCACTAATGCAGATTCCCAGACTCTGCCACTGGAAAT AGTGGAGCGGATCGAGCAGAATGCCACCAACACCTTCCTGGTCTACACCGAGGAGGACTTGGGAGACCTCTTGAAGATCCAGCTCACCTGGGAGGGGGCCTCTCAGTCTTGGTACAACCTGTGGAAGGAGTTTCGCAGCTACCTGTCTCAACCCCGCAACCCCGGACGGGAGCTGAATATCAGGCGCATCCGGGTGAAGTCTGGGGAAACCCAGCGGAA ACTGACATTTTGTACAGAAGACCCTGAGAACACCAGCATATCCCCAGGCCGGGAGCTCTGGTTTCGCAAGTGTCGGGATGGCTGGAGGATGAAAAACGAAACCAG TCCCACTGTGGAGCTTCCCTGA